A genomic window from Cardiocondyla obscurior isolate alpha-2009 linkage group LG02, Cobs3.1, whole genome shotgun sequence includes:
- the LOC139110984 gene encoding uncharacterized protein isoform X2 — protein MKMSWLFGRKKHKDSPPESRDEQEERSSTDPGDDFIVIEKRRTSLPPNVGEQSTPYPSGLYPFIGGTPMNPTMSAGNLPKLTQQVDVSHYLSGVPFKLCKQLQSNMNNDLEIDGLRISEIMSFIERLENQNYNYDFSLETGVISELDSRTED, from the exons ATG AAGATGTCTTGGCTGTTTGGTAGAAAAAAACATAAGGATTCACCTCCTGAATCAAGGGATGAACAAGAGGAACGATCTTCCACTGATCCAGGAGATGATTTTATAGTAATTGAAAAAAGGCGAACCTCCTTGCCACCTAATGTTGGTGAACAAAGTACTCCTTATCCCAGTGGATTGTATCCATTTATTGGGGGAACACCAATGAATCCCACAATGTCGGCTGGTAACCTACCTAAACTAACTCAGCAAGTGGATGTTTCACATTATCTAAGCGGTGTGCcatttaaattatgtaaacaGTTGCAAAGTAACATGAACAACGACTTGGAGATAGATGGTCTACGAATTAGTGAAATAATGTCTTTTATTGAAAGATTAGagaatcaaaattataattatgactTCTCTCTTGAAACAGGAGTTATTTCAGAACTGGATAGCAGAACTGAAGATTaa
- the Culd gene encoding uncharacterized protein Culd isoform X2, whose translation MSYCKYVIFATFWWILATKGNVVRNEDICGPHNGRRLYLELGEKGILYAKNVTFSGNSPRQLMPRLYAITVNSSHHQCSLELVTCPSCVIIATFKNIALLHHCDDGGVVMDSPCRCDYVWISEPPYEEVSGSPFCGLYSPITYRSSTRTLSITLLYSQSHKHAFTIEYTAERNRLHLKGTEMTSRAPTKGLNGTGSGILTSPFFPARYPRDLGLEYIITCPTEAPSCRIRLLFSDFQLATVSIMEFYDWNGQRLDVSSGARFRPPVIVSSGPSLLIRFYANGGTGLGYKAFYSFVIGHTYDKSIQPITDCGGYVENLGGTITMMNMVGRGVKIYDCVWLIRPPKTFLHMKTHMYLKVVGFADMAGNTELIIKEGPTSALMSLEIIRHPTNQLQPLRHREHIASVTSGFHVSLRGTFGPSSHLAIAYAAFSYMDCFAGTDFLCQNHRCIPSQLNCDGFDHCGDNSDEPATCFQNWEVELHDRKWHMNKANYYFPKIDRYPDLKTATLVFIASSLGLIVLISALIILLYRIGTRARQQRELQSRLETISELLDSARIDEISVTDDPPGYEAPPDYDEVAKLALSKKARCLNCNRNSPNQQNENLNSSTYLVVEDTDNGRSNETITVTSRNDRHTLNVPESPPPPYITPPRTILRNVNLSSLSASMKQICPVHRTWLRRSVQYPQSSPGDRPSSSESSLFTNADVPNTNRTDYVASDTNQQSENPSTEFRIAHETVQRDTTVLEENNQRVLEEEYSEHVDNLNGRNNCSCEGACGCALNPSNLSVDNLSTPATSVEDCETPMLKHDQRTIASSVTKINEHQEDFPPSKSAVIKLLGSKLTKLYHRNNLTYNSLRCSSKKFFSDSCVKISTISNSCEKLQDDLEIVSEATSSIEYISPRTMTNTPITTPKINSYRRHCHCDRRCSSCDLDSLYEGIQILDSYLARRSLNINHEYRQSTAVILFGTPKHGSTNNLFTSRQRRRQGYMCARSWRSSEDASSN comes from the exons ATGTCCTACTGTAAATATG TGATCTTCGCGACATTTTGGTGGATTCTCGCAACGAAAGGGAATGTCGTACGAAACGAAGATATTTGCGGGCCTCACAACGGTAGACGACTGTATTTGGAGTTGGGCGAGAAGGGCATTCTGTACGCGAAAAACGTCACGTTTAGCGGAAATTCACCGAGGCAGCTGATGCCGCGGCTTTATGCCATCACCGTTAATAGTTCCCATCATCAATGCAGTCTGGAATTAGTGACCTGCCCGTCTTGCGTGATAATCGCTACTTTTAAAAACATTGCGCTTTTACATCATTGTGACGATGGAGGAGTTGTGATGGATAGCCCGTGCAG ATGCGATTACGTATGGATCTCAGAACCACCTTACGAAGAGGTTTCCGGCTCTCCTTTCTGCGGATTATACTCACCAATTACATACAGATCAAGCACGAGAACTCTGTCTATAACTTTACTCTACAGTCAATCCCATAAGCATGCATTCACCATCGAATATACGGCAGAGA GAAATAGATTACATCTAAAAGGGACGGAAATGACATCGAGAGCACCGACAAAAGGTTTGAACGGAACTGGCAGTGGTATCCTGACCTCACCGTTTTTCCCGGCTCGATATCCTCGGGATTTGGGTTTGGAATATATTATAACGTGTCCCACCGAGGCTCCTTCCTGTCGCATCAGGTTGTTGTTTAGCGACTTTCAATTAGCAACGGTCTCTATAATGGAG TTTTACGATTGGAATGGACAACGATTGGACGTGAGTAGCGGTGCGCGATTTCGACCACCAGTTATAGTGAGTTCCGGTCCGTCCttattaataagattttacGCGAATGGTGGCACTGGTCTTGGATACAAAGCTTTTTACTCCTTTGTAATCGGCCATACGTACGATAAATCAATACAACCGATCACTGACTGCGGTGGATACGTAGAAAATTTGGGCGGTACTATTACAATGATGAACATGGTCGGTCGAGGAGTGAAAATTTATGATTGCGTTTGGTTAATCAGACCGCCTAAGACCTTTTTACATATGAAAACGCACATGTATTTGAAAGTAGTGGGTTTTGCTGACATGG ccgGCAATacggaattaattataaaagaaggCCCAACTTCTGCTCTAATGTCGCTAGAAATTATCCGACACCCGACAAATCAATTACAACCACTCAGACATAGAGAACACATCGCGTCAGTTACCAGCGGGTTTCACGTGAGCCTTCGTGGTACATTCGGCCCAAGTTCGCACTTGGCGATCGCTTATGCAGCTTTCAGTTACATGG ATTGCTTTGCGGGCACCGATTTTCTGTGTCAGAATCACAGATGCATTCCAAGTCAACTAAACTGCGACGGTTTCGATCATTGCGGTGATAACAGTGACGAACCAGCGACTTGCTTTCAAA ATTGGGAGGTGGAATTACATGATCGTAAATGGCATATGAACAAAGCAAACTATTATTTTCCAAAGATCGATCGATATCCCGATCTGAAAACGGCTACTCTGGTATTCATTGCTAGTAGCCTAGGATTGATCGTTTTGATATCAGCTCTTATTATATTGCTATACAGAATAGGAACCAGAGCCAGACAGCAAAGAGAACTACAGTCACGTCTCGAAACTATCAGCGAGCTTTTAG ACAGTGCACGGATCGATGAAATATCCGTAACAGATGATCCACCCGGCTATGAAGCTCCACCGGATTATGACGAAGTTGCGAAGCTTGCCTTATCGAAAAAGGCTCGATGTTTAAACTGTAACAGAAACTCTCCAAACCA gCAAAACGAGAACTTGAACTCGTCTACTTATTTGGTCGTGGAAGACACGGATAACGGACGTAGCAATGAAACAATTACAGTAACATCGAGAAACGATCGACATACATTAAATGTACCCGAGAGTCCACCACCCCCGTATATCACACCTCCAAGAACTATATTAAGAAATGTGAATCTAAGTAGTTTATCAGCGTCAATGAAGCAAATTTGTCCTGTTCATCGCACTTGGTTACGGCGCAGCGTGCAATATCCTCAATCTTCTCCTGGCGATCGTCCATCTTCTAGCGAATCATCTTTATTCACGAATGCCGACGTTCCTAATACAAATAGAACAGATTATGTCGCTTCGGATACGAATCAACAGTCCGAAAATCCATCAACAGAATTTCGAATAGCACACGAAACAGTCCAAAGAGATACTACAGTATTAGAAGAAAATAACCAACGAGTTTTAGAAGAGGAGTATAGCGAGCACGTTGATAa TTTGAATGGCAGAAACAATTGCTCCTGTGAAGGTGCATGTGGCTGTGCTCTTAACCCCTCCAATCTTTCAGTCGACAATTTGTCAACTCCTGCTACAAGCGTTGAAGATTGTGAGACACCAATGTTGAAACACGATCAAAGAACGATTGCGTCTTCTGTAACAAAGATTAATGAGCATCAAGAAGATTTTCCTCCTTCCAAAAGTGCTGTTATTAAACTTCTGGGTTCTAAActgacaaaattatatcacCGTAACAACTTGACTTACAATTCCTTACGCTGTTCCTCCAAAAAATTCTTTAGTGACAGCTGTGTTAAAATTTCGACGATTAGCAACAGTTGTGAGAAACTACAAGATGATTTAGAGATTGTATCGGAAGCAACCAGCAGCATTGAATATATCAGTCCCAGAACAATGACGAACACGCCGATTACCACACCAAAGATCAATTCATATCGAAGACATTGTCACTGCGATCGACGATGTTCCAGCTGCGATCTAGACAGTTTATACGAAGGTATTCAGATTCTCGATTCGTATCTGGCACGCAGAAGTCTTAATATAAACCATGAATATCGACAATCGACCGCTGTGATACTTTTCGGTACACCAAAACACGGATCCACgaacaatttatttacgtcGCGACAAAGGAGAAGACAGGGATACATGTGTGCTCGTTCATGGCGTTCCAGTGAAGATGCctcgtcaaattaa
- the LOC139110984 gene encoding uncharacterized protein isoform X3, with translation MMSWLFGRKKHKDSPPESRDEQEERSSTDPGDDFIVIEKRRTSLPPNVGEQSTPYPSGLYPFIGGTPMNPTMSAGNLPKLTQQVDVSHYLSGVPFKLCKQLQSNMNNDLEIDGLRISEIMSFIERLENQNYNYDFSLETGVISELDSRTED, from the exons ATG ATGTCTTGGCTGTTTGGTAGAAAAAAACATAAGGATTCACCTCCTGAATCAAGGGATGAACAAGAGGAACGATCTTCCACTGATCCAGGAGATGATTTTATAGTAATTGAAAAAAGGCGAACCTCCTTGCCACCTAATGTTGGTGAACAAAGTACTCCTTATCCCAGTGGATTGTATCCATTTATTGGGGGAACACCAATGAATCCCACAATGTCGGCTGGTAACCTACCTAAACTAACTCAGCAAGTGGATGTTTCACATTATCTAAGCGGTGTGCcatttaaattatgtaaacaGTTGCAAAGTAACATGAACAACGACTTGGAGATAGATGGTCTACGAATTAGTGAAATAATGTCTTTTATTGAAAGATTAGagaatcaaaattataattatgactTCTCTCTTGAAACAGGAGTTATTTCAGAACTGGATAGCAGAACTGAAGATTaa
- the Naxd gene encoding ATP-dependent (S)-NAD(P)H-hydrate dehydratase, with the protein MSMSSTVDERMLKGIKKVIPNLIDTKYKGQDGRIGIFGGSIEYTGAPYFAAMSALRTGADLVHIFCAKDASIPIKSFSPEPIVHPVLDQQDAIKQIKPWLDRLHVILIGPGLGRDEKIFETIVDLVTICRETRKPLVIDADGLFLICQKPEIIKNYPGVILTPNAMEFSRLIKAVLDKSVPPASVVKNSDVKHVAEALGKNVIILHKGAKDVIVDGHKNTETVSCNMAGSGRRCGGQGDLLSGSLAVFWWWANSAGTSECALSPSIVACYAASRLIRECNQTAFKIKQRGMLASDMLEQIQPVFKEVFETYSPK; encoded by the coding sequence ATGTCTATGTCGTCGACTGTGGATGAACGTATGTtgaagggaataaaaaaagttataccAAATTTGATTGATACCAAGTATAAAGGTCAAGACGGCAGGATTGGCATATTTGGTGGCAGCATTGAATATACAGGGGCACCGTATTTTGCAGCTATGAGTGCACTGAGAACTGGTGCTGATCTTGTTCACATATTTTGTGCTAAGGACGCTAGTATTCCCATTAAATCATTTAGTCCGGAACCAATAGTCCATCCAGTCCTGGATCAACAAGACgcgataaaacaaataaaacctTGGCTTGATCGTCTGCATGTTATTTTGATTGGACCTGGGCTTGGCAGAgatgagaaaatatttgagaCAATTGTTGATTTAGTAACGATTTGTAGAGAGACGAGAAAACCATTGGTTATTGACGCGGATGGTTTGTTCTTGATTTGCCAAAAGCCAGAAATTATAAAGAACTATCCTGGAGTTATTTTAACACCTAATGCAATGGAGTTCAGCCGTTTGATCAAAGCGGTACTCGACAAGTCTGTCCCTCCTGCTTCTGTAGTTAAAAATTCTGACGTGAAACATGTGGCAGAGGCTCTtggaaaaaatgtaataattttacataaaggAGCAAAGGATGTGATTGTAGATGGTCACAAAAATACTGAGACTGTATCATGTAATATGGCTGGTTCTGGAAGGAGATGTGGTGGACAAGGAGATCTTTTATCTGGTTCATTAGCGGTATTCTGGTGGTGGGCTAACTCGGCTGGAACTAGCGAATGTGCCTTGTCGCCCTCAATAGTAGCATGCTACGCTGCATCGAGATTAATTCGAGAGTGCAATCAGACAGCTTTCAAAATCAAACAACGAGGAATGCTGGCCTCTGATATGCTGGAACAAATACAGCCAGTCTTtaaagaagtttttgaaactTATAGTCCCAAGTAA
- the LOC139110984 gene encoding uncharacterized protein isoform X1 — protein MVENILQKMSWLFGRKKHKDSPPESRDEQEERSSTDPGDDFIVIEKRRTSLPPNVGEQSTPYPSGLYPFIGGTPMNPTMSAGNLPKLTQQVDVSHYLSGVPFKLCKQLQSNMNNDLEIDGLRISEIMSFIERLENQNYNYDFSLETGVISELDSRTED, from the exons ATG gtggaaaatattttgcagAAGATGTCTTGGCTGTTTGGTAGAAAAAAACATAAGGATTCACCTCCTGAATCAAGGGATGAACAAGAGGAACGATCTTCCACTGATCCAGGAGATGATTTTATAGTAATTGAAAAAAGGCGAACCTCCTTGCCACCTAATGTTGGTGAACAAAGTACTCCTTATCCCAGTGGATTGTATCCATTTATTGGGGGAACACCAATGAATCCCACAATGTCGGCTGGTAACCTACCTAAACTAACTCAGCAAGTGGATGTTTCACATTATCTAAGCGGTGTGCcatttaaattatgtaaacaGTTGCAAAGTAACATGAACAACGACTTGGAGATAGATGGTCTACGAATTAGTGAAATAATGTCTTTTATTGAAAGATTAGagaatcaaaattataattatgactTCTCTCTTGAAACAGGAGTTATTTCAGAACTGGATAGCAGAACTGAAGATTaa
- the LOC139110968 gene encoding transmembrane protein 222 produces the protein MRDPDLLTDIPELSNDSPEMDLNIHPERQRFPFCIVWTPLPILTYILPFIGHMGIATSTGVIRDFAGPYYVSEDNMAFGKPTKYWQLDYTKTEGGIQGWDTSVAKASEIYKTRMHNLCCDNCHSHVATALNLMSYGNSSNWNMVKLAFLMLLHGKYVGIMGFLKTWLPFCIFVTIILILSLCVY, from the exons ATGAGAGATCCTGATTTATTGACGGATATTCCAGAACTATCGAATGATTCGCCCGAAATGGATCTCAATATTCATCCCGAGAGACAAAGATTTCCTTTTTGCATCGTTTGGACCCCGCTGCCCATTTTAAC aTATATTCTACCTTTCATTGGACATATGGGTATTGCGACGTCAACGGGAGTAATAAGGGATTTTGCTGGCCCTTATTACGTTTCTGAGGACAACATGGCATTTGGCAAACCTACCAAATATTGGCAATTGGATTATACGAAAACTGAGGGAGGCATACAAGGATGGGACACTAGTGTAGCCAAAGCAAGCGAGATTTACAAAACTAGAATG CATAATTTATGTTGTGATAATTGTCATTCTCATGTGGCAACAGCTTTGAATTTGATGTCATATGGTAACTCAAGCAATTGGAACATGGTAAAACTTGCATTCCTTATGTTGCTTCATGGAAAATATGTTgg TATTATGGGCTTTCTTAAAACTTGGTTACCCTTCTGCATTTttgtcacaattatattaattttaagtttatgtgtatattaa
- the LOC139110984 gene encoding uncharacterized protein isoform X4, with translation MSWLFGRKKHKDSPPESRDEQEERSSTDPGDDFIVIEKRRTSLPPNVGEQSTPYPSGLYPFIGGTPMNPTMSAGNLPKLTQQVDVSHYLSGVPFKLCKQLQSNMNNDLEIDGLRISEIMSFIERLENQNYNYDFSLETGVISELDSRTED, from the coding sequence ATGTCTTGGCTGTTTGGTAGAAAAAAACATAAGGATTCACCTCCTGAATCAAGGGATGAACAAGAGGAACGATCTTCCACTGATCCAGGAGATGATTTTATAGTAATTGAAAAAAGGCGAACCTCCTTGCCACCTAATGTTGGTGAACAAAGTACTCCTTATCCCAGTGGATTGTATCCATTTATTGGGGGAACACCAATGAATCCCACAATGTCGGCTGGTAACCTACCTAAACTAACTCAGCAAGTGGATGTTTCACATTATCTAAGCGGTGTGCcatttaaattatgtaaacaGTTGCAAAGTAACATGAACAACGACTTGGAGATAGATGGTCTACGAATTAGTGAAATAATGTCTTTTATTGAAAGATTAGagaatcaaaattataattatgactTCTCTCTTGAAACAGGAGTTATTTCAGAACTGGATAGCAGAACTGAAGATTaa
- the Culd gene encoding uncharacterized protein Culd isoform X1, whose product MSYCKYVIFATFWWILATKGNVVRNEDICGPHNGRRLYLELGEKGILYAKNVTFSGNSPRQLMPRLYAITVNSSHHQCSLELVTCPSCVIIATFKNIALLHHCDDGGVVMDSPCRCDYVWISEPPYEEVSGSPFCGLYSPITYRSSTRTLSITLLYSQSHKHAFTIEYTAERNRLHLKGTEMTSRAPTKGLNGTGSGILTSPFFPARYPRDLGLEYIITCPTEAPSCRIRLLFSDFQLATVSIMEFYDWNGQRLDVSSGARFRPPVIVSSGPSLLIRFYANGGTGLGYKAFYSFVIGHTYDKSIQPITDCGGYVENLGGTITMMNMVGRGVKIYDCVWLIRPPKTFLHMKTHMYLKVVGFADMAGNTELIIKEGPTSALMSLEIIRHPTNQLQPLRHREHIASVTSGFHVSLRGTFGPSSHLAIAYAAFSYMDCFAGTDFLCQNHRCIPSQLNCDGFDHCGDNSDEPATCFQNWEVELHDRKWHMNKANYYFPKIDRYPDLKTATLVFIASSLGLIVLISALIILLYRIGTRARQQRELQSRLETISELLVFDITDSARIDEISVTDDPPGYEAPPDYDEVAKLALSKKARCLNCNRNSPNQQNENLNSSTYLVVEDTDNGRSNETITVTSRNDRHTLNVPESPPPPYITPPRTILRNVNLSSLSASMKQICPVHRTWLRRSVQYPQSSPGDRPSSSESSLFTNADVPNTNRTDYVASDTNQQSENPSTEFRIAHETVQRDTTVLEENNQRVLEEEYSEHVDNLNGRNNCSCEGACGCALNPSNLSVDNLSTPATSVEDCETPMLKHDQRTIASSVTKINEHQEDFPPSKSAVIKLLGSKLTKLYHRNNLTYNSLRCSSKKFFSDSCVKISTISNSCEKLQDDLEIVSEATSSIEYISPRTMTNTPITTPKINSYRRHCHCDRRCSSCDLDSLYEGIQILDSYLARRSLNINHEYRQSTAVILFGTPKHGSTNNLFTSRQRRRQGYMCARSWRSSEDASSN is encoded by the exons ATGTCCTACTGTAAATATG TGATCTTCGCGACATTTTGGTGGATTCTCGCAACGAAAGGGAATGTCGTACGAAACGAAGATATTTGCGGGCCTCACAACGGTAGACGACTGTATTTGGAGTTGGGCGAGAAGGGCATTCTGTACGCGAAAAACGTCACGTTTAGCGGAAATTCACCGAGGCAGCTGATGCCGCGGCTTTATGCCATCACCGTTAATAGTTCCCATCATCAATGCAGTCTGGAATTAGTGACCTGCCCGTCTTGCGTGATAATCGCTACTTTTAAAAACATTGCGCTTTTACATCATTGTGACGATGGAGGAGTTGTGATGGATAGCCCGTGCAG ATGCGATTACGTATGGATCTCAGAACCACCTTACGAAGAGGTTTCCGGCTCTCCTTTCTGCGGATTATACTCACCAATTACATACAGATCAAGCACGAGAACTCTGTCTATAACTTTACTCTACAGTCAATCCCATAAGCATGCATTCACCATCGAATATACGGCAGAGA GAAATAGATTACATCTAAAAGGGACGGAAATGACATCGAGAGCACCGACAAAAGGTTTGAACGGAACTGGCAGTGGTATCCTGACCTCACCGTTTTTCCCGGCTCGATATCCTCGGGATTTGGGTTTGGAATATATTATAACGTGTCCCACCGAGGCTCCTTCCTGTCGCATCAGGTTGTTGTTTAGCGACTTTCAATTAGCAACGGTCTCTATAATGGAG TTTTACGATTGGAATGGACAACGATTGGACGTGAGTAGCGGTGCGCGATTTCGACCACCAGTTATAGTGAGTTCCGGTCCGTCCttattaataagattttacGCGAATGGTGGCACTGGTCTTGGATACAAAGCTTTTTACTCCTTTGTAATCGGCCATACGTACGATAAATCAATACAACCGATCACTGACTGCGGTGGATACGTAGAAAATTTGGGCGGTACTATTACAATGATGAACATGGTCGGTCGAGGAGTGAAAATTTATGATTGCGTTTGGTTAATCAGACCGCCTAAGACCTTTTTACATATGAAAACGCACATGTATTTGAAAGTAGTGGGTTTTGCTGACATGG ccgGCAATacggaattaattataaaagaaggCCCAACTTCTGCTCTAATGTCGCTAGAAATTATCCGACACCCGACAAATCAATTACAACCACTCAGACATAGAGAACACATCGCGTCAGTTACCAGCGGGTTTCACGTGAGCCTTCGTGGTACATTCGGCCCAAGTTCGCACTTGGCGATCGCTTATGCAGCTTTCAGTTACATGG ATTGCTTTGCGGGCACCGATTTTCTGTGTCAGAATCACAGATGCATTCCAAGTCAACTAAACTGCGACGGTTTCGATCATTGCGGTGATAACAGTGACGAACCAGCGACTTGCTTTCAAA ATTGGGAGGTGGAATTACATGATCGTAAATGGCATATGAACAAAGCAAACTATTATTTTCCAAAGATCGATCGATATCCCGATCTGAAAACGGCTACTCTGGTATTCATTGCTAGTAGCCTAGGATTGATCGTTTTGATATCAGCTCTTATTATATTGCTATACAGAATAGGAACCAGAGCCAGACAGCAAAGAGAACTACAGTCACGTCTCGAAACTATCAGCGAGCTTTTAG TTTTCGATATTACAGACAGTGCACGGATCGATGAAATATCCGTAACAGATGATCCACCCGGCTATGAAGCTCCACCGGATTATGACGAAGTTGCGAAGCTTGCCTTATCGAAAAAGGCTCGATGTTTAAACTGTAACAGAAACTCTCCAAACCA gCAAAACGAGAACTTGAACTCGTCTACTTATTTGGTCGTGGAAGACACGGATAACGGACGTAGCAATGAAACAATTACAGTAACATCGAGAAACGATCGACATACATTAAATGTACCCGAGAGTCCACCACCCCCGTATATCACACCTCCAAGAACTATATTAAGAAATGTGAATCTAAGTAGTTTATCAGCGTCAATGAAGCAAATTTGTCCTGTTCATCGCACTTGGTTACGGCGCAGCGTGCAATATCCTCAATCTTCTCCTGGCGATCGTCCATCTTCTAGCGAATCATCTTTATTCACGAATGCCGACGTTCCTAATACAAATAGAACAGATTATGTCGCTTCGGATACGAATCAACAGTCCGAAAATCCATCAACAGAATTTCGAATAGCACACGAAACAGTCCAAAGAGATACTACAGTATTAGAAGAAAATAACCAACGAGTTTTAGAAGAGGAGTATAGCGAGCACGTTGATAa TTTGAATGGCAGAAACAATTGCTCCTGTGAAGGTGCATGTGGCTGTGCTCTTAACCCCTCCAATCTTTCAGTCGACAATTTGTCAACTCCTGCTACAAGCGTTGAAGATTGTGAGACACCAATGTTGAAACACGATCAAAGAACGATTGCGTCTTCTGTAACAAAGATTAATGAGCATCAAGAAGATTTTCCTCCTTCCAAAAGTGCTGTTATTAAACTTCTGGGTTCTAAActgacaaaattatatcacCGTAACAACTTGACTTACAATTCCTTACGCTGTTCCTCCAAAAAATTCTTTAGTGACAGCTGTGTTAAAATTTCGACGATTAGCAACAGTTGTGAGAAACTACAAGATGATTTAGAGATTGTATCGGAAGCAACCAGCAGCATTGAATATATCAGTCCCAGAACAATGACGAACACGCCGATTACCACACCAAAGATCAATTCATATCGAAGACATTGTCACTGCGATCGACGATGTTCCAGCTGCGATCTAGACAGTTTATACGAAGGTATTCAGATTCTCGATTCGTATCTGGCACGCAGAAGTCTTAATATAAACCATGAATATCGACAATCGACCGCTGTGATACTTTTCGGTACACCAAAACACGGATCCACgaacaatttatttacgtcGCGACAAAGGAGAAGACAGGGATACATGTGTGCTCGTTCATGGCGTTCCAGTGAAGATGCctcgtcaaattaa